A genome region from Camelina sativa cultivar DH55 chromosome 10, Cs, whole genome shotgun sequence includes the following:
- the LOC104719421 gene encoding protein SIEVE ELEMENT OCCLUSION A, with translation MAQRFQLNPKALPTADPLKRVSLIPRSTEQKLAENSDERRPVVPRTHEDKPFGDQTNDHHVAAPAEHNKLMDHETEKLGPHVPKTAAHHPHPSEDLLDANSRHSLVPRSLGHNSLGGRFGPGKKQAFHKNGRPMFSLSDDRVMADRVLKTHSPDMIFFDVKSLLSVVDDIFKSHVPSIDVSAPKPPLVFKDYADHTSFETFADLIDQISCEIDCKCLHGGESHGMMTSGLHLDSRNTTTFSVLSLVSKYRWDAKLVLVLAALAVKYGVFLLLAETHATNQLTKSLALIKQLPSIFSRQNALHQRLDKTRILMQDMVDLTTTIIHIYQLPPNHITAAFTDHVPTAVYWIVRCVLICASHISGVSGFKQDQIMSFMEVSEIHENSERLRKINAYLLEQLKKSKSSIEEGIIEEEYQELIQTFTTIIHVDVIPPLLRLLRPIDFLYHGAGASKRRVGINVLTQKHVLLLVSDLENIEKELYILESLYTEAWQQSFEILWVPVQDFWTEADDAKFEALHMNMRWYVLGEPRKLRRAAIRFVREWWGFKNRPILVALDPKGQVMSTNAFPMVWIWQPFAHPFTTARERDLWSEQEWSLEFLIDGTDPHSLNQLVDGKYICLYGGEDLQWIKNFTSLWRNVARAANIQLEMVYVGKRNPKNGIQPIINTIRDENLSHTLPDLFQIWFFWTRIESMWESKQRMLKARGTKGREGFKDGLKEEEKDLVLQEVVAMLGYGGEGDGWGLVSKASDLMVRAKGNLFSRGLAEYDEWEVNIPTKGFLPALNDHLLMRLPPHHCTRFMLPETAGIIPNEVECTECRRTMEKYYLYQCCLE, from the exons ATGGCTCAACGCTTTCAACTGAACCCGAAAGCCCTCCCAACGGCCGACCCTCTCAAAAGGGTCTCTCTTATCCCAAGATCTACCGAGCAAAAGCTAGCTGAGAACTCTGATGAGAGGCGCCCTGTAGTCCCGAGAACTCACGAAGACAAACCCTTTGGTGATCAAACAAATGATCACCATGTTGCTGCTCCTGCGGAACACAATAAGTTGATGGATCACGAGACCGAGAAGCTCGGTCCCCATGTCCCTAAGACTGCAGCACACCATCCACACCCATCTGAGGATCTCCTTGATGCTAATAGCAGACACTCGTTGGTTCCGAGATCACTGGGTCACAATTCGCTCGGTGGAAGATTTGGACCGGGAAAGAAACAAGCTTTCCATAAAAATGGCAGACCCATGTTTTCACTTTCGGATGACCGAGTCATGGCTGATAGAGTCTTGAAAACTCATAGTCCAGACATGATCTTCTTTGATGTCAAATCACTTCTCTCCGTTGTTGATGACATCTTCAAGTCTCATGTCCCATCCATTGACGTCTCTGCTCCTAAG CCGCCGCTAGTATTCAAGGACTACGCTGATCATACCTCCTTTGAAACTTTCGCGGATCTCATCGACCAAATCTCTTGCGAG ATCGACTGCAAGTGTCTACATGGCGGTGAGTCTCACGGAATGATGACATCAGGGCTTCATTTAGATAGTCGCAATACGACAACGTTCTCTGTTCTGTCTCTGGTCTCTAAATACCGTTGGGATGCTAAGCTAGTCCTTGTCCTAGCTGCTTTGGCCGTGAAATACGGTGTTTTTCTCCTCCTAGCAGAGACACACGCGACAAATCAGCTCACTAAGTCTCTGGCTCTTATCAAACAGCTCCCTAGCATCTTCTCTAGGCAGAACGCCCTGCACCAACGTCTCGACAAGACCCGAATTCTGATGCAAGACATGGTTGATCTCACCACGACTATCATCCATATCTATCAACTCCCACCAAACCACATCACAGCAGCGTTTACCGACCATGTCCCCACTGCGGTTTATTGGATTGTTCGCTGCGTTTTGATATGTGCTTCTCACATCAGTGGTGTCAGCGGTTTCAAGCAGGA TCAAATCATGTCTTTTATGGAAGTTTCGGAGATACATGAGAACAGCGAAAGGCTTAGGAAGATCAATGCTTACTTGTTAGAACAACTCAAGAAGAGTAAATCATCCATCG AGGAAGGTATAATCGAAGAGGAGTATCAAGAACTCATTCAGACGTTCACTACTATCATTCACGTCGACGTTATTCCTCCTCTGCTTCGTCTTCTCAGACCCATTGATTTTCTTTACCACGGAGCTGGTGCTTCAAAGAGACGC GTCGGGATCAACGTGCTCACCCAAAAGCACGTGCTGCTTCTGGTATCAGACCTTGAGAATATCGAAAAAGAGCTCTACATCCTGGAATCGCTCTACACAGAAGCATGGCAGCAATCATTCGAGATTCTGTGGGTTCCAGTTCAAGATTTCTGGACAGAAGCTGACGATGCCAAGTTCGAGGCACTTCATATGAACATGAGGTGGTACGTTCTTGGAGAGCCTCGGAAATTAAGACGAGCCGCGATAAGGTTTGTGAGGGAATGGTGGGGGTTCAAGAACAGGCCTATACTCGTTGCACTTGATCCCAAAGGTCAAGTTATGTCCACCAACGCTTTTCCTATGGTCTGGATCTGGCAACCCTTTGCGCACCCTTTCACGACCGCAAGGGAACGTGATCTATGGAGCGAACAGGAGTGGAGTCTTGAGTTCTTGATTGATGGCACTGATCCTCATTCCTTAAACCAG CTTGTTGATGGAAAATACATATGTCTCTACGGAGGAGAAGATCTGCAATGGATCAAAAATTTCACGAGTCTCTGGCGTAATGTAGCAAGGGCCGCAAACATTCAACTTGAGATGGTTTATGTCGGGAAAAGAAACCCTAAGAATGGAATCCAGCCTATCATCAACACAATCCGGGATGAAAACCTCAGCCATACGTTGCCGGACTTGTTCCAGATCTGGTTTTTTTGGACTAGGATCGAGAGCATGTGGGAATCGAAGCAAAGGATGCTGAAAGCCCGTGGAACCAAGGGGAGAGAAGGGTTTAAAGATGGAttgaaagaagaggaaaaggacCTCGTTCTGCAAGAAGTCGTTGCAATGTTAGGTTatggaggagaaggagatggaTGGGGACTGGTGAGTAAAGCTTCAGACTTGATGGTTCGAGCCAAAGGGAACTTGTTTTCCAGGGGTTTGGCTGAGTACGACGAATGGGAAGTCAACATTCCCACAAAGGGTTTTTTGCCAGCACTCAATGATCATCTCTTAATGCGTCTCCCACCACATCACTGCACAAGGTTTATGCTTCCTGAGACTGCTGGAATTATACCCAATGAGGTCGAGTGCACCGAGTGCCGTAGGACCATGGAAAAGTATTACTTGTACCAATGCTGCCTTGAGTGA